The Entelurus aequoreus isolate RoL-2023_Sb linkage group LG03, RoL_Eaeq_v1.1, whole genome shotgun sequence genome contains the following window.
CAATGTAGCACTAACGTTTTACAGTcctgtaaaattattacattttacatttataaaatgtacaaaaactgTAACGTTACCATCCGAAAATCTTTCACCCTAAGCTTATGTTTTTAGATTAATTTTTCATCCAAACATTCCAAATCTCATTTGCCACAACATTATCACCATTTTTGCATGCTAATTGATACATTGATTGTCAAAATCTTTGATTATTTTCTGTTCACTGAAGGATTAATCAATCAATAATCACACCTAATTACCTTTTTAAAATATCTTGCAGCATTCTACAATCAATGATGGTCCTGTATCATCAAGCAGTCTTCCAGCATCACCAGATCCATTTGACCAAGAAATCCTTATTTTGAAATTAAGACGAGTAAACATAGTTGATGATGTCCTTAATGTCTTCATGGATCCAAAAGTACTGAATGCTAGTCTAAGAATGGAGTTTACAAATGAGAAAGCTATGGACAGTGATGGTGTGTCAAGAGAGGCATACTCTGCATTCTGGGACCACTTCTTGGACCAGTGTGAGGGGGAAGATGAACGAGTACCCAGGCTACGACCAGACTATTCTGAGAAGAAATGGCAAGCTCTCGGAAGAGTGTGGTTGAAAGGATACCTGGACCACAAAATCCTACCAATCAGAATGTCACCAGCCTTTGTTCTTGCTTGTTGTAAAGGAGTTAGCTCAGTGGATGAAGAACTATTGATGATGTCATTTGCCAGATTTCTTTCAGAGAATGAGCGTGTGTCGCTTGAAAAAGCACTACAGGGTACCATTGATGAAACTGTTGAGGAGGACTTACTTGATGTCTTCTCCAGAATGGGCTCACACTGCCTTCCCCCTAAAAACAATTTACGGGCTGCTATTTTAACAATGGCACACAAAGCTCTTCTTCAAGAGCCAAAGTTCATAATTGATTGTTTCCACTCCAGTGTTCATAATGCTATGCCAATGCTCATAACCAAAGACAACATAATGGAGCTATATGAATCTAAGAGGCCAACTAACAAGAAAGTGGCCCAGATGATAAAACCATCATTTGAAAGCCTAAATCCTAAAGAGCAGACTGCTCTTAACCACCTGCTACGGTATGTGAGAAGCATCGACCAAAGAAAATTGGAGATCTTCTTACGCTTCTGCACAGGATCTACTGTGCTGTGCAAAGACACAATTGAAGTAATTTTTAACACATTGTGTGGTTTAAGTCGCAGGCCTGTAGCACACACGTGTGGAGCAGTTCTTGAGTTACCATGCACTTACAGCACATACCCTGAGTTTCGCAAAGAATTTGATAATGTCTTGTCTGGCGACTGCTTCACAATGGATATTGTGTAGTGAATGGAAAGCACATCTATCTTCTACACTGAGGTTATTATGGCATTTGTCTGATGCAAAACTGTTTCTACAGATTTCCATTTATTGTTCTTATTAAAACAGAGACCGTTTACATttcttaaattgttttattttcttattttttctttaaattgttAGTACATTGAGATTCAATTTTTTTCCACAAGACAGTTTAAGTTGAATAATTTTGATAAGTCAGCAGGGTCTGTTCTCATAGGTGAAAGTCCCCTTTtgtacaaatattacattttctcATGTGCATcttttatacaattgtgactctgAATGATGTTCAGAATTTTTGTCATCATTCAACAAAGAAATTCCTGTTCAATGCAAGTACAATACATTTCATATGGTTGTTAAGTTCTGTTGATTTCCTCTTTCATGTCCTGCTTTGTTTCTCTTTGTAGTCAGTGTGGATATAGTGACATATCAATCCTATTTGCACCTCAGTTTTGCTGCAAAATGTTCTTAATGTTTGTGGCATAGCACTGTTCAAGTGTAGTCAGTGTGGACATGTTGTAGCCCTGAATAATCTGAATAAAATTTAATCTCAAATTAGAGAGCAGATGTTATCTCATTCCTCAGGTGCAGGTACAGATCCAATGCTTGATAAGCATCAGCTGGAAGATGCAGCCGTGACTCTGCCATCAGAATGTTGCAGATGTTGTAGATGTCTGTGTCACATGGCACTGCTGGTCGAAATGTGCAGTTACTCTGACACAACTGTACATCAGCTCTCTCCACTGGGGAAATGCAATCACAAGTTGTGTAGAGTTCTGGGAACATGTACATGATTCGGGGGCGACCACTGGGCACCCTGTCATTCTTTGATGGTCTGATGACATGTGCATCCCACACATTGATGGTCTCGTCTAATTCATCCTGGAAAAATAGTACAGAGAGAAAGAAAAGTAAATTAatatgcaatttgttattctcATCATGTGCTCTTTAATTTAGTTATGAGATGACTTGAAAAAATCTATGTTAAATCTTGAGGTTTTTGATAAAGTTAGGAGAAAATGAGTGGGAAAGGGCAagcataaatacataaattaataaaCATAAATGAATAAAACAGTGTTTGCTGCCCACTATGCTtgtactgggggggggggggacaggacagattagggctaccaaatccccccccccccccccccccccccgacactGATGATGAATTAATATGGTATCGTAGGACACCAATAACAGTAATTAAGAAGACACATGGACATGATGCTAATATTCACACCCACTGTCTGCTCATGGAaggatgttaaaagaaaaaaacgaaCATTTGTGGGCCTCAATTTAGGATGAAAATGTTGTAATTCAGTAGTTTTTCCATTAGATGGCACTGTTGTACTGTTGATTCATTCCATCTCTGCAGACTGCTTGGAAAAAATAGATAAAACAATGCATTGTCGCTTACCTGAATGAAGCTCATAAAGCAGAACTGAATTAGACCTCGGTCCAAGTATGTACCACCGAACAAACCACGGTCCTTCAGGTCAGTGAACATAGAGATGTAGAATTCCATTGATTCTCTTCTGAGGAAACCCCACCAACTCTCTATGCGCTGATTTGCTGTGCTTGCCCCTTCGATGTAGCTGTCAATACCAGAGCCGTCATGAATGTTGCGACGGAGAAAACGCTGAAAGTCTCTGACTTTAACATTTTCAGTGC
Protein-coding sequences here:
- the LOC133645867 gene encoding uncharacterized protein LOC133645867 encodes the protein MAVQELIRLYFQLGLHCKDIAALLASRHRYIVSERHLKRIMKACSLFRRKGYTSLDRVVDFIHQQLQTSGQLCGYRWMYTKCKEDGLHVKKEEVRLILKELDPRGVELRGRRRLHRRNYFAKGPNYIWHFDSYDKLKPFGICINGCIDGFSRKIIWMNAFTTSSDPTVIGGYYMEAVKKFGGCPRIVRGDRGTENVKVRDFQRFLRRNIHDGSGIDSYIEGASTANQRIESWWGFLRRESMEFYISMFTDLKDRGLFGGTYLDRGLIQFCFMSFIQDELDETINVWDAHVIRPSKNDRVPSGRPRIMYMFPELYTTCDCISPVERADVQLCQSNCTFRPAVPCDTDIYNICNILMAESRLHLPADAYQALDLYLHLRNEITSAL